A portion of the Apis mellifera strain DH4 linkage group LG6, Amel_HAv3.1, whole genome shotgun sequence genome contains these proteins:
- the LOC552115 gene encoding 12 kDa FK506-binding protein, translating to MGVDVEVLSPGDGQTYPKTGQTVVVHYTGTLDNGKKFDSSRDRGVPFKFKIGKGEVIKGWDQGVAKMCVGERARLTCSPDFAYGSRGHPGVIPPNAVLIFDVELLKVEP from the exons ATGGGCGTGGATGTGGAAGTTCTTTCTCCTGGAGACG GCCAGACATATCCAAAAACTGGACAGACTGTAGTTGTTCATTATacag gtACTCTTgacaatggaaaaaaatttgattcaagTAGGGACCGTGGAGtaccatttaaatttaaaataggtAAAGGAGAAGTTATTAAAGGTTGGGACCAAGGAGTTGCTAAAATGTGTGTTGGAGAACGTGCTAGGTTAACTTGTTCGCCAGATTTTGCCTATGGTAGCCGAGGACATCCTGGAGT TATTCCTCCAAATGCTGTTCTCATCTTTGATGTGGAATTATTGAAGGTGGAGCCTTGA
- the LOC552089 gene encoding transmembrane protein 68, which translates to MFSIISNFRKILEDIIVEYIDVDFTLWLSWLLMPLLITFLLPLVIVALLYLTALILYVYKLHRVRLRNAYETDWRNAARNVVAAVWDAHGWIWYGYEVIGIENIPQNEPVLFVYYHGAIPIDIYYFISKVLLLNSRLIHTVADRFLFKCPGWSIISDVLKVIPGTVQTCSAILKEGNMLAISPGGVYEAQFGDSYYQLMWKKRVGFAKVALDAKVCIIPLFTKNIREAFRTISWGRRMWLRIYAATRFPFVPIYGGFPVKLTTYVGKPISYDENLTPEELQIKVADALNNLINQHQRIPGNISLALLERIYTPKKEES; encoded by the exons atgTTTTCCATAATATCCAATTTccgaaaaattttagaagatattatag ttgaaTATATTGACGTTGATTTTACACTTTGGTTATCATGGCTTTTAATGCCGCTTTTGATAACATTTTTACTTCCTCTTGTGATTGtggcattattatatttaactgcattaatattatatgtatataaattacatag agttaGATTAAGAAATGCATATGAAACGGATTGGAGAAATGCAGCTCGTAATGTAGTAGCTGCAGTTTGGGATGCTCATGGTTGGATTTGGTATG GATATGAAGTAattggaattgaaaatataccaCAAAATGAACCAGTACTTTTTGTGTATTATCATGGAGCTATTcctatagatatttattattttatatctaaagtattacttttaaattcaaGATTAATTCATACAGTAGCagatagatttctttttaaatgtcCTGGATGGTCTATTATTTCTGATGTATTAAAAGTTATACCTGGTACAGTTCAAACATGCTCCGCTATTTTAAAAGAAGGTAATATGCTTGCTATTTCACCTGGTGGTGTATATGAAGCTCAATTTGGAGAttcttattatcaattaatgtgGAAAAAACGAGTAGGTTTTGCAAAAGTTGCATTGGATGCTAAAGTG TGCATAATacctttatttacaaaaaatattagagaagCATTTAGAACGATCAGTTGGGGCAGAAGAATGTGGTTAAGAATATATGCTGCTACTAGATTTCCTTTTGTACCTATCTATGGTGGTTTTCCTGTAAAATTGACCACATATGTTGGTAAACCAATTTCATATGATGAAAATCTTACACCAGAAGAGTTACAAATAAAG GTTGCTGATGcgcttaataatttaataaatcaacatCAAAGAATACCTGGAAATATATCATTAGCTTtattagaaagaatatatactccaaagaaagaagaatcatAA
- the LOC552063 gene encoding E3 ubiquitin-protein ligase MARCH5 isoform X1: protein MSDNNLPHISYGLDSPGRIVRIESSITRPTIGRLPSIEETLRRLSTNLRSERQINESNSGDISDVQPPAIVSDEEPLPIVLSESINKAQPNDAIDGASSLNQPDVNAPVINTEDDKRYCWVCFATDEDDATASWVKPCHCRGTTKWVHQGCIQRWVDEKQKGRAGAHVACPQCNTEYIIVYPNMGPLVVVLDTIDGVIFRICPFIAASILAASIYWTAVTYGAVTVMQVVGHKDGLAMMEQADPLVLLVGLPTIPIILILGKMLRWEDLALSLLRRHACKVPILRHFLPSSYSDDRAQSEDVPPMSDPISATRILCGALLLPSIASICGKIFFESIHSNFQRTLFGGIAFIVIKGAFKIYHKQQQYVRQCQRRIMDYTENNVALYRRQQNSETNQTS from the exons ATGTCAGATAACAATTTACCACATATTTCATACGGACTCGATTCACCCGGTAGAATAGTACGCATAGAATCTAGTATCACAAGGCCTACTATCGGTCGTCTTCCAAGTATAGAAGAAACATTGAGAAGACTTAGCACAAATCTAAGATCAGAAAGACAAATTAACGAATCAAATAGTGGtg ACATATCTGATGTTCAACCTCCAGCAATTGTATCAGATGAGGAACCATTACCTATCGTATTATCAGAATCTATAAACAAAGCACAACCAAATGATGCGATCGATGGGGCATCTTCTCTAAATCAACCAGATGTTAATGCACCAGTAATAAATACAGAAGATga taaaagaTATTGTTGGGTATGTTTTGCAACGGATGAAGATGATGCAACTGCTTCATGGGTAAAACCATGTCATTGTCGTGGTACAACAAAATGGGTCCATCAAGGATGTATTCAAAGATGGGtcgatgaaaaacaaaaaggacGCGCAGGTGCACATGTAGCATGTCCACAGTGTAATACCGAATATATTATCGTATATCCAAATATGG gaCCGTTAGTAGTCGTATTGGATACTATCGATGGAGTAATTTTCCGGATTTGTCCATTTATCGCAGCTAGTATACTTGCCGCATCTATATACTGGACAGCTGTAACATATGGTGCAGTAACTGTAATGCAAGTAGTCGGTCATAAAGATGGTTTAGCTATGATGGAACAAGCTGATCCTTTGGTATTACTAGTTGGTCTGCCAactattccaataatattaattttgggaAAAATGCTAAGATGGGAAGATCTTGCACTTAGTCTCTTAAGAAGACACGCATGTAAGGTTCCTATTTTGAGGCATTTCTTGCCCAGTag TTATTCCGACGATAGAGCACAATCCGAAGATGTACCACCTATGAGCGATCCAATATCAGCAACTCGTATTCTTTGTGGTGCACTTCTATTACCTAGTATCGCTAGCATATgtgggaaaatattttttgaaagtatACATTCTAACTTTCAGAGAACATTATTT ggAGGTATAGcatttatagtaataaaagGTGCATTCAAGATTTATCATAAACAGCAACAATATGTAAGACAATGTCAACGTCGTATAATGGATTATACAGAAAATAATGTTGCATTATATAGAAGACAACAAAATTCTGAAACCAATCAgacaagttaa
- the LOC552063 gene encoding E3 ubiquitin-protein ligase MARCH5 isoform X2 — protein MSDNNLPHISYGLDSPGRIVRIESSITRPTIGRLPSIEETLRRLSTNLRSERQINESNSGAIVSDEEPLPIVLSESINKAQPNDAIDGASSLNQPDVNAPVINTEDDKRYCWVCFATDEDDATASWVKPCHCRGTTKWVHQGCIQRWVDEKQKGRAGAHVACPQCNTEYIIVYPNMGPLVVVLDTIDGVIFRICPFIAASILAASIYWTAVTYGAVTVMQVVGHKDGLAMMEQADPLVLLVGLPTIPIILILGKMLRWEDLALSLLRRHACKVPILRHFLPSSYSDDRAQSEDVPPMSDPISATRILCGALLLPSIASICGKIFFESIHSNFQRTLFGGIAFIVIKGAFKIYHKQQQYVRQCQRRIMDYTENNVALYRRQQNSETNQTS, from the exons ATGTCAGATAACAATTTACCACATATTTCATACGGACTCGATTCACCCGGTAGAATAGTACGCATAGAATCTAGTATCACAAGGCCTACTATCGGTCGTCTTCCAAGTATAGAAGAAACATTGAGAAGACTTAGCACAAATCTAAGATCAGAAAGACAAATTAACGAATCAAATAGTGGtg CAATTGTATCAGATGAGGAACCATTACCTATCGTATTATCAGAATCTATAAACAAAGCACAACCAAATGATGCGATCGATGGGGCATCTTCTCTAAATCAACCAGATGTTAATGCACCAGTAATAAATACAGAAGATga taaaagaTATTGTTGGGTATGTTTTGCAACGGATGAAGATGATGCAACTGCTTCATGGGTAAAACCATGTCATTGTCGTGGTACAACAAAATGGGTCCATCAAGGATGTATTCAAAGATGGGtcgatgaaaaacaaaaaggacGCGCAGGTGCACATGTAGCATGTCCACAGTGTAATACCGAATATATTATCGTATATCCAAATATGG gaCCGTTAGTAGTCGTATTGGATACTATCGATGGAGTAATTTTCCGGATTTGTCCATTTATCGCAGCTAGTATACTTGCCGCATCTATATACTGGACAGCTGTAACATATGGTGCAGTAACTGTAATGCAAGTAGTCGGTCATAAAGATGGTTTAGCTATGATGGAACAAGCTGATCCTTTGGTATTACTAGTTGGTCTGCCAactattccaataatattaattttgggaAAAATGCTAAGATGGGAAGATCTTGCACTTAGTCTCTTAAGAAGACACGCATGTAAGGTTCCTATTTTGAGGCATTTCTTGCCCAGTag TTATTCCGACGATAGAGCACAATCCGAAGATGTACCACCTATGAGCGATCCAATATCAGCAACTCGTATTCTTTGTGGTGCACTTCTATTACCTAGTATCGCTAGCATATgtgggaaaatattttttgaaagtatACATTCTAACTTTCAGAGAACATTATTT ggAGGTATAGcatttatagtaataaaagGTGCATTCAAGATTTATCATAAACAGCAACAATATGTAAGACAATGTCAACGTCGTATAATGGATTATACAGAAAATAATGTTGCATTATATAGAAGACAACAAAATTCTGAAACCAATCAgacaagttaa
- the LOC724666 gene encoding 2-aminoethanethiol dioxygenase, whose amino-acid sequence MTAAIKTLWKQALNTFEERSNVGFKLCQKNFDKLRYLMNKITAEDVNLNKQILDFIQVQHAPMWVIDIFENKDFAISIFILKHGFTMPIHDHPGMYGFLKVISGVVQVNNYTLKANEDRTIRLNEEVVAFGHKPISLHSNSPACTLTPRDKNLHEITCIEGPAAFLDILSPPYDVDESGKGPRPCTFFKTVGSSELCTDSPDIVEEVKLMVIEGPPDFYSGSLKYTGPPLM is encoded by the exons atgacGGCAGCGATTAAAACGTTATGGAAACAAGCATTAAATACGTTCGAAGAACGAAGTAATGTAGGATTTAAACtttgtcaaaaaaattttgacaaattgCGGTATTTAATGAACAAAATTACGGCCGAAGATGTAAATCTGAATAAACAAATCCTTGATTTTATTCAAGTGCAACATGCACCGATGTGGgtaatcgatatatttgaaaacaaagattttgctatttcaatttttatattaaaacacgGATTTACGATGCCGATTCACGATCATCCTGGAATGTATGGATTTTTAAAG gtAATCAGTGGTGTGGttcaagtaaataattatactttaaaagCGAACGAGGATCGTACGATTAGATTAAATGAAGAAGTTGTGGCATTTGGACATAAGCCGATATCTTTACATAGTAATTCACCTGCTTGTACTCTTACAccgagagataaaaatttgcatgaaATTACATGTATCGAAGGACCTGCTGCATTTTTGGATATACTTAGTCCACCATATGATGTGGATGAATCTGGAAAAGGTCCAAGACCAtgtacatttttcaaaactgTTGGTAGTTCCGAATTATGTACGGATTCACCAGATATAGTCGAAGAAGTTAAATTGATGGTAATCGAAGGTCCACCGGATTTTTATTCTGGAAGTCTTAAATATACAGGACCACCTTTAATGTGA
- the LOC413154 gene encoding uncharacterized protein C2orf42, whose protein sequence is MSNEERLRKLLSDLGKATLRGIRKCPKCGTYNGSRGLCCKNKYCDAVFKEPGEKRKLSTEACKLITGTTAQVFSVRVRDKGPDYRGFVQLPLINATISNEMTTLISQSTALCFVDSCERSFDTSVLKCHEKNSSDVPVTACQHIQAALRCYAEAQPLTLRNSILSSLNVNNETKQEIWLLATETSGPLVQRVSKNIMAVKCKASPKHPLGYLHFSLFVTKLKDRIEHRYFCSCSTFKGIGKTSGDKPDIAQSSQTKRCVHFYACICAFASDTKLSEEFSYYINLDQNDLSISKPLTTVLHNDEQDKIVGIDLDSLTTDDTDTHLLIFRDDTLTVQSLDGNRLDLDSMNLESTILPHSIVENIEVECDRTLLEDNMISQVNNLEVINQDNVHLSEDTVKIIDDQTSIDSKYNVLNNSQYILNDNNIKIVNTGTLKILDTNAILDMNNMKLIDANTVSNTNNVKIIDKNILIQYDTGSISNTESNNIQQPISTKRKRDDKSTSTNITSLNNLNSIEPRKAKTKLHIVKKYQNPCEDLDETNINLPFIKWLASITERINQTMHFQFDGKPDPLVFHVPQIFFDCLRERISCGGKKKRLPNSTTAFVRKDGVPLGTFTKYTWQITNILHVKSIFETPLIPLEITRSFVQNADGTYELYKREETEIDRYKKTNNNALIKPLELKTYLKVGNTSPNQVEPTPFLIEWIPDILPISKIGELRIRFEFGHVKNETSHRWRKIALLKNY, encoded by the exons ATGTCTAATGAGGAGCGTTTGAGGAAGCTACTCTCTGACTTAGGTAAAGCTACATTACGTGGAATTCGTAAATGTCCAAAATGTGGAACTTATAATGGATCTCGTGGTTTGTGTTGTAAAAACAAATACTGTGATGCAGTATTTAAAGAACctggtgaaaaaagaaaattgtcaaCTGAAGCATGTAAACTTATTACGGGCACAACTGCTCAAGTTTTTTCTGTAAGAGTTCGAGATAAAGGTCCAGATTATCGTGGATTTGTTCAATTGCCATTAATAAATGCCACAATTTCTAATGAAATGACAACACTCATTTCACAATCCACTGCATTGTGTTTTGTTGATAGTTGTGAAAGAAGTTTTGACACTAGTGTCCTTAAATGTCat gaaaaaaattcatccgaTGTGCCTGTTACTGCATGTCAACATATACAGGCAGCCTTAAGATGTTATGCAGAAGCACAGCCATTAACTTTAaggaattctattttatcatctttaaatgtaaataatgaaacaaagCAAGAAATTTGGTTATTAGCTACAGAAACTTCTGGTCCTTTAGTACAACgtgtatctaaaaatataatggcaGTAAAATGCAAGGCTTCACCTAAACATCCATTAGGTTAccttcatttttctctttttgttacaaaattaaaagacaGAATCGAACATCGTTATTTTTGTTCTTGCTCTACATTTAAA ggTATAGGAAAAACATCAGGGGATAAACCAGATATAGCACAATCTTCTCAAACTAAACGTTGTGTACATTTTTATGCTTGCATTTGTGCATTTGCTAGTGATACAAAATTGTCAGAAGAgtttagttattatattaatttagatcAAAATGATTTAAGCATATCAAAACCATTAACAACAGTATTACATAATGATGAACAAGATAAAATAGTAGGCATTG atcttGATAGTCTAACTACGGATGATACAGATACACATCTCTTAATATTTCGAGATGATACTTTAACAGTTCAAAGCTTAGATGGAAATAGATTAGATTTGGATTCAATGAATTTAGAATCTACAATTTTACCACATagtattgttgaaaatattgaagtaGAATGTGATCGTACTCTATTAGAAGATAATATGATATCTCAG gtGAATAATTTAGAAGTAATTAATCAAGATAATGTGCACCTTAGTGAAGACACAGTTAAGATAATAGATGATCAAACAAGTAtagattctaaatataatgtgCTTAATAAtagtcaatatatattaaatgataataatataaagatagtaAATACTGgaactttaaaaattcttgatacAAATGCAATTTTAGATATGAATAacatgaaattaattgatgcTAATACTGtttcaaatacaaataatgtaaaaataatagataaaaacatattaatacaatatgatACTGGAAGTATATCAAATAcagaaagtaataatatacaacAACCAATTTCGacaaaacgaaaaagagaTGATAAATCAACAAGTACAAATATCAcaagtttgaataatttaaattcaatagaaCCAAGGAAAGCTAAAACAAAGTTACATATTGttaagaaatatcaaaatccTTGTGAAGATTTGGATGaaacaaacataaatttaCCTTTCATTAAATGGCTTGCATCAATAAcagaaagaataaatcaaactatgcattttcaatttgatGGAAAGCCGGATCCTTTAGTATTTCATGTAccgcaaatattttttgattgtttACGAGAGAGAATATCTTGTGgaggtaaaaaaaaacgtttgcCAAATTCAACAACGGCATTTGTTCGAAAAGACGGTGTACCATTAGGTACTTTTACTAAATATACGTGGcaaattactaatattttacatgttaAAAGTATTTTCGAAACACCTCTTATACCTTTGGAAATTACGAGAAGTTTTGTGCAAAATGCAGATGGTACTTATGAATTGTATAAAAGAGAGGAAACAGAAAtagatcgatataaaaaaactaataataatgcattaattaaacctttagaattaaaaacatatttaaaagttg gaAATACTTCTCCGAACCAAGTTGAACCAACgccatttttaatagaatggaTACCAGATATTTTGCCAATATCAAAAATTGGTGAGCTCAGAATTAGATTCGAATTTGGTCatgtaaaaaatgaaacaagtcATAGATGGAGAAAAATAGctctattaaaaaactattaa
- the LOC726620 gene encoding transcription factor BTF3 homolog 4, translated as MNPEKLKKLQAQVRIGGKGTPRRKKKVVHATAATDDKKLQSCLKKLSVNTIPGIEEVNMIKDDGTVIHFNNPKAQASLSANTFAITGHGENKQITDMLPGIISQLGPEGVTQLKRLASTVSGSTVGKSTLEEDDEVPDLVENFDEASKEEVAPKKEVDENDKAAGDKKEAITINEMKEAPLATPEA; from the exons ATGAATCccgaaaaattgaagaagctTCAAGCTCAAGTACGAATCGGCGGTAAGGGAACACCCCGACGCAAGAAGAAG gttGTACATGCTACTGCTGCTAcggatgataaaaaattacaaagttgtttaaaaaaattatctgtgAATACAATTCCTGGTATAGAAGAGGTTAATATGATTAAAGATGATGGTACTgtcattcattttaataatccaaAAGCTCAAGCTAGTTTATCTGCTAACACATTTGCCATTACTGGTCATggagaaaataaacaaataactgATATGTTACCGGGAATAATAAGTCAATTGGGTCCTGAAGGTGTTACACAATTGAAACGACTAGCAAGTACAGTTTCTGGAAGTACAGTTGGTAAATCAACATTGGAAGAGGATGATGAAGTGCCAGATTTAGTGGAGAATTTTGATGAAGCTAGTAAAGAGGAG gTTGCTCCAAAAAAGGAAGtggatgaaaatgataaagcaGCTGGTGATAAAAAAGAAGCTATTACAAtcaatgaaatgaaagaagCTCCCTTAGCTACACCTGAGGCTTAA